From a region of the Streptomyces sp. NBC_00193 genome:
- a CDS encoding TetR/AcrR family transcriptional regulator, with amino-acid sequence MPRPRSHTPDQLAAAALAVIDRDGLPGLTMRAVATELGTSPMALYRYVPGREELEVLVVELVLSRVDTTPPPPGPWHGRITVLARRFRDTMGAHPAALPLSLTHRHRSPSGLRWSETVLGVLTEAGIEAEERVIALRALVAYVIGATQLEHLGPLAGPGTTAIAGLPPDEFPYMSATARDARAVTPDREFEGGLKLLLRGLA; translated from the coding sequence ATGCCGCGCCCCCGCTCGCACACCCCGGACCAACTGGCCGCCGCCGCCCTCGCCGTCATCGACCGCGACGGGCTCCCCGGCCTCACCATGCGCGCCGTCGCCACCGAGCTCGGCACCAGCCCGATGGCCCTGTACCGCTACGTCCCGGGCCGCGAGGAACTCGAAGTACTCGTCGTCGAACTCGTCCTCAGCCGCGTCGACACCACCCCACCGCCCCCGGGACCCTGGCACGGCCGGATCACGGTCCTGGCCCGCCGCTTCCGCGACACCATGGGCGCCCACCCGGCCGCCCTGCCGCTCTCCCTGACGCACCGGCACCGCTCGCCGAGCGGGCTGCGCTGGTCGGAAACCGTGCTCGGCGTCCTCACCGAGGCCGGCATCGAGGCCGAGGAGCGGGTGATCGCGCTGCGCGCGCTCGTCGCCTACGTGATCGGCGCCACGCAGCTGGAACACCTCGGCCCGCTGGCCGGTCCCGGAACCACCGCCATCGCCGGTCTCCCCCCGGACGAGTTCCCGTACATGTCGGCCACCGCCCGCGACGCCCGCGCGGTCACCCCGGACCGGGAGTTCGAGGGCGGCCTGAAGCTGCTCCTGCGCGGACTGGCATGA
- a CDS encoding peroxiredoxin-like family protein, with protein sequence MLEPGSVVPVHLLTPVTSADSTEGGAVPVPDPERLVHLQFRRFAGCPVCHLHLRSVVRRHAEIEAAGIREVVLFHSSAEELRPHTADFPFAVIADPAQRLYREFGVESSPRSLLDPRAWVPVLWAIARSAVEVARGRERLPAPRQPAGRLGLPADLLIGPDGRVLAAKYGEHVYDQWSVDELLRLAAARNSVGARGTPA encoded by the coding sequence ATGCTCGAACCCGGTTCCGTGGTGCCCGTACACCTGCTCACGCCCGTCACGTCCGCCGACTCCACCGAGGGAGGGGCCGTCCCCGTGCCCGACCCGGAGCGGCTCGTCCATCTGCAGTTCCGGCGCTTCGCCGGCTGCCCCGTCTGCCACCTCCACCTGCGGTCCGTCGTCCGGCGCCACGCGGAGATCGAGGCCGCCGGGATCCGCGAGGTCGTGCTCTTCCACTCCTCCGCGGAGGAACTGCGCCCGCACACCGCCGACTTCCCCTTCGCCGTGATCGCCGATCCGGCGCAGCGGCTGTACCGGGAGTTCGGCGTCGAGTCCTCCCCGCGCTCCCTGCTGGACCCGCGCGCCTGGGTCCCGGTGCTGTGGGCGATCGCCCGGTCGGCCGTCGAGGTGGCGCGCGGGCGGGAGCGGCTGCCCGCCCCGCGGCAGCCGGCCGGCCGGCTCGGCCTGCCCGCCGACCTGCTGATCGGGCCGGACGGGAGGGTGCTGGCCGCCAAGTACGGGGAGCACGTCTACGACCAGTGGTCCGTGGACGAGCTGCTCCGGCTGGCGGCGGCCCGAAACTCAGTGGGTGCCCGGGGAACGCCTGCGTAG
- a CDS encoding GNAT family N-acetyltransferase — MSSDQQTFVPPAEVFEVPVRLVGEGFRLEPLGPEHNEGDLAAWSGSIEHVRATPGFLGDWPPEEGMSPEANLADLVRHAADFAERRGFTYSILEGERDGTGEVVGCLYIYPAKADPERVHVTSWVRADRAALDKTVYETVMRWFTEVWPFDAERIDYAAR, encoded by the coding sequence ATGAGCAGCGATCAGCAGACTTTCGTACCGCCGGCCGAGGTGTTCGAGGTGCCCGTCCGCCTCGTCGGGGAGGGCTTCCGGCTGGAGCCCCTCGGTCCCGAGCACAACGAGGGGGACCTCGCCGCCTGGAGCGGGAGCATCGAGCACGTGCGCGCGACGCCCGGCTTCCTGGGCGACTGGCCTCCGGAGGAGGGGATGAGCCCCGAAGCCAACCTCGCCGACCTGGTGCGCCACGCAGCGGACTTCGCCGAGCGGCGTGGATTCACGTACAGCATCCTGGAGGGGGAGCGGGACGGTACGGGCGAGGTCGTCGGATGCCTCTACATCTACCCCGCGAAGGCCGACCCGGAGCGCGTGCACGTCACCTCCTGGGTGCGCGCCGACCGGGCCGCGCTCGACAAGACGGTGTACGAGACCGTCATGCGCTGGTTCACCGAGGTCTGGCCGTTCGACGCGGAGCGCATCGACTACGCGGCGAGGTGA
- a CDS encoding LAETG motif-containing sortase-dependent surface protein: protein MSARTAALRTASASVVAAAIAGTVLMPMTASADESNPGALKTTMSAPVPSGPLTRGGATETFELTVANTTDKVSSYHPWMLLDPTGASPLQQSDVVYKVEGLTAPATDYAIGQQDGEWQGLFYPAGKNSSAGFEIPANGKLTWKVTIGLGKSYPTTNGDFKLRAASFMGEVGEGGEGSLTFKTDPSVKTGKLESSFKNAGDCKGVPANQCREMDLTYKLTGDGEFAEALAVNLNLGFGSNVEHPNLQVEVLVDGKWIGYGTTDPYNFMLPTIPKGLNAASGEHAQHLRFSFGPHTDFKKATEVTLQATIGLAEGNTYAFAGADTKFQLAPKTTTPTSPAPTSPAPTSPAPTTPAPTGSATTAPVTTAPAATTTPATGNTPKPTGSLAHTGSDSNTALYSGLAAVLIGLGGAAAWFARRRRTVRG, encoded by the coding sequence ATGTCCGCTCGCACCGCCGCCCTCCGCACCGCCTCCGCCTCCGTCGTCGCCGCCGCCATCGCCGGTACGGTCCTGATGCCGATGACGGCCTCCGCCGACGAGAGCAACCCCGGGGCGCTGAAGACGACGATGAGCGCCCCGGTGCCGAGCGGCCCGCTGACCCGCGGCGGTGCGACGGAGACCTTCGAGCTGACGGTCGCCAACACCACGGACAAGGTCTCCTCCTACCACCCCTGGATGCTGCTGGACCCGACCGGCGCCAGCCCGCTCCAGCAGAGCGACGTGGTCTACAAGGTCGAGGGGCTGACCGCCCCGGCGACCGACTACGCGATCGGGCAGCAGGACGGCGAGTGGCAGGGCCTGTTCTACCCGGCGGGCAAGAACTCCTCCGCCGGCTTCGAGATCCCGGCCAACGGGAAGCTGACCTGGAAGGTCACCATCGGCCTCGGCAAGAGCTACCCGACCACCAACGGCGACTTCAAGCTCCGCGCCGCGAGCTTCATGGGCGAGGTCGGCGAGGGCGGCGAGGGCTCCCTGACCTTCAAGACGGACCCGTCGGTCAAGACCGGCAAGCTGGAGAGCTCCTTCAAGAACGCCGGAGACTGCAAGGGCGTCCCGGCGAACCAGTGCCGCGAGATGGACCTGACCTACAAGCTCACCGGAGACGGTGAGTTCGCCGAGGCGCTCGCGGTCAACCTGAACCTGGGCTTCGGCTCGAACGTCGAGCACCCCAACCTCCAGGTGGAGGTCCTGGTCGACGGCAAGTGGATCGGCTACGGCACCACCGACCCCTACAACTTCATGCTGCCGACGATCCCGAAGGGCCTCAACGCCGCCTCCGGCGAGCACGCCCAGCACCTGCGGTTCTCCTTCGGCCCGCACACGGACTTCAAGAAGGCCACCGAGGTCACCCTCCAGGCGACGATCGGCCTGGCCGAGGGCAACACCTACGCGTTCGCAGGCGCCGACACCAAGTTCCAGCTCGCCCCGAAGACGACCACGCCCACCTCCCCCGCGCCCACCTCCCCGGCCCCGACCTCCCCCGCGCCCACCACCCCGGCCCCGACCGGTTCCGCGACCACCGCTCCGGTGACCACCGCTCCGGCGGCCACCACGACCCCGGCCACGGGGAACACCCCCAAGCCGACCGGTTCCCTCGCGCACACCGGCTCGGACTCCAACACCGCCCTGTACTCCGGCCTGGCCGCCGTCCTCATCGGCCTCGGCGGCGCGGCCGCCTGGTTCGCCCGCCGTCGGCGCACCGTCCGCGGCTAG
- a CDS encoding DUF4291 domain-containing protein: MPEATADQVPRHQIRASHTADTITVYQAYHPRIGVPAAREGRFPPAWKRERMTWVKPSFLWMMYRCGWATKADQETVLAVEITRAGFDRALSGACLSHYVPGVHADRAAWTSVLRTAPARVQWDPERDLHLNPLPYRSLQLGLSGTASRAYADEWTVSIRDVTPLAREVHGLLRSGAPEAARALLPVETPYQAGPLAHLGA; this comes from the coding sequence ATGCCCGAAGCAACCGCCGACCAGGTCCCCCGCCATCAGATCCGCGCCTCGCACACCGCCGACACCATCACCGTCTACCAGGCGTACCACCCCCGGATCGGCGTGCCGGCCGCCCGTGAGGGCCGTTTCCCGCCCGCCTGGAAGCGGGAGCGGATGACCTGGGTCAAGCCCTCGTTCCTGTGGATGATGTACCGCTGCGGCTGGGCCACCAAGGCCGACCAGGAGACGGTCCTGGCCGTCGAGATCACCCGCGCCGGCTTCGACCGGGCACTGAGCGGCGCCTGCCTGTCGCACTACGTCCCCGGCGTGCACGCCGACCGCGCCGCCTGGACGTCGGTGCTGCGCACCGCCCCAGCCCGGGTGCAGTGGGACCCGGAACGCGATCTGCACCTGAACCCGCTCCCGTACCGCTCGCTCCAACTGGGCCTGTCCGGAACGGCGTCGCGTGCCTACGCCGACGAGTGGACGGTCTCCATCCGCGATGTGACCCCGCTGGCCCGGGAGGTCCACGGCCTGCTGCGCTCCGGCGCGCCCGAGGCGGCGCGGGCCCTGCTCCCGGTGGAGACCCCCTATCAGGCCGGGCCGCTGGCGCACTTGGGCGCGTAG
- a CDS encoding helicase C-terminal domain-containing protein, whose protein sequence is MGTGRLTGRRDQEATTVPDPSTSGSAPRSLAEALRARDDDGLGALLRARPDLLSPVPADVTQLATRAGTRASVVRALDRLDRFALQAAEALAVGPEPCPYAVLESLLSGDTGTTSGADNGARAELPRALATLREQALVWGDDERLRLVRTARELLAPSATRPSPTGLGPTVAEATAGMSPTRIQEIVAAVGLPATHDPVSAVTALTALFTDPERMSALLDEAPAEAHQVLGRLVWGPPYGEVTPHPTPPVRWLRDRGLLLPATARTVLLPREVALYLRGGLAHRVTEPLPPAVAAHREHRPQLVDANAAGQALAALSTVEELVKSWEHAGPPVLRAGGLSVRDLKRAAASLDTDEPSAAFWIELSYAAGLLASDGEADERYAPTPAFDVWLELPPAERWSVLAAAWLTATRTPGLVGEQDAKGRTLSALGAELDRSAAPEVRRRILGLLADLPEGGSPDPAVLLARLEWERPVRGTSELRSRLARWTLTEAEVLGVTGRGALAAPGRALLEGRDPAPLLAPLLPEPVDHVLLQADLTAVAPGPLRRALAEVLAVLAEVESKGGATVYRFTPGSVRRALDAGHTAVDLQSFLTEHSRTPVPQPLSYLIDDVARRHGHLRVGAASSYVRCDDDGMLNEILADKRSAGLGLRRLAPTVLAAQAEPTSLLDGLRAMGYAPAAESRTGDVLVSRADAHRTPARALPVPVPDGPPVPDATLLGAAVRAIRAGDLAATAVRKEPAGPAGSGAGGSGTPGELPRTSAAETLATVQAAALTGSAVWIGYVNADGAASQRVIAPVRVEGGFVTGYDHTADEVRTFALHRITGVAELAEDQI, encoded by the coding sequence ATGGGGACCGGCCGACTGACCGGCCGACGCGACCAGGAGGCGACGACCGTGCCTGACCCGAGCACCTCGGGAAGCGCTCCGCGCTCCCTCGCCGAAGCGCTGCGCGCCCGCGACGACGACGGGCTCGGCGCCCTGCTGCGCGCCCGGCCGGACCTGCTGAGCCCGGTGCCCGCAGACGTGACGCAGCTCGCCACGCGCGCCGGTACGCGGGCTTCGGTGGTGCGCGCGCTGGACCGCCTGGACCGGTTCGCGCTGCAGGCCGCCGAGGCCCTCGCGGTGGGCCCGGAGCCCTGCCCGTACGCGGTACTGGAGTCCCTGCTCAGCGGTGACACCGGCACCACCTCCGGCGCCGACAACGGCGCCCGCGCCGAACTCCCCCGGGCCCTGGCCACCCTGCGCGAGCAGGCCCTCGTATGGGGCGACGACGAACGGCTGCGCCTGGTGCGCACCGCCCGCGAACTGCTCGCCCCCTCCGCCACCCGCCCCTCCCCCACGGGCCTCGGCCCCACCGTCGCCGAGGCCACCGCCGGCATGTCGCCGACCCGGATCCAGGAGATCGTGGCGGCCGTCGGGCTGCCCGCGACGCACGACCCGGTGTCGGCGGTGACCGCGCTGACGGCCCTGTTCACCGACCCGGAACGGATGTCGGCGCTGCTCGACGAGGCTCCGGCGGAGGCCCACCAGGTGCTGGGCCGGCTCGTGTGGGGTCCGCCGTACGGGGAAGTGACGCCCCATCCGACGCCTCCGGTGCGCTGGCTGCGCGACCGCGGCCTGCTGCTCCCGGCCACGGCGCGCACGGTGCTGCTGCCGCGCGAGGTGGCCCTGTACCTGCGCGGCGGGCTCGCGCACCGGGTGACGGAGCCGCTGCCCCCGGCCGTCGCCGCGCACCGCGAGCACCGTCCACAGCTTGTGGACGCGAACGCGGCCGGCCAGGCACTGGCGGCGCTGTCGACGGTCGAGGAGCTGGTGAAGTCCTGGGAGCACGCCGGTCCGCCCGTGCTCCGGGCGGGCGGGCTCTCCGTGCGCGACCTGAAGCGGGCGGCCGCCTCCCTGGACACCGACGAGCCGTCGGCGGCGTTCTGGATCGAGCTGTCCTACGCGGCCGGCCTGCTGGCCAGCGACGGCGAGGCCGACGAACGGTACGCCCCGACCCCCGCCTTCGACGTCTGGCTCGAACTCCCGCCCGCCGAGCGCTGGTCGGTGCTGGCGGCGGCCTGGCTGACCGCCACCCGCACCCCGGGCCTGGTCGGCGAACAGGACGCGAAGGGCCGCACCCTGTCGGCGCTCGGCGCGGAACTGGACCGCTCCGCCGCCCCCGAGGTCCGCCGCCGCATCCTCGGCCTGCTCGCCGACCTCCCCGAGGGCGGCTCCCCCGACCCGGCCGTGCTCCTCGCCCGCCTGGAGTGGGAGCGGCCGGTGCGCGGTACGAGCGAACTGCGCAGCCGCCTCGCACGCTGGACCCTGACCGAGGCGGAGGTCCTCGGCGTCACCGGCCGGGGCGCGCTCGCCGCACCCGGCCGGGCCCTGCTGGAGGGGCGCGACCCGGCGCCGCTGCTCGCGCCGCTGCTCCCCGAGCCCGTGGACCACGTACTGCTCCAGGCCGACCTGACGGCGGTGGCCCCCGGGCCGCTGCGGCGGGCGCTCGCCGAGGTGCTGGCCGTGCTGGCGGAGGTGGAGTCCAAGGGCGGGGCCACCGTGTACCGCTTCACGCCCGGGTCGGTACGCCGCGCCCTGGACGCCGGCCACACCGCCGTCGACCTGCAGTCCTTCCTCACCGAGCACAGCCGGACCCCAGTGCCGCAGCCGCTGTCGTACCTCATCGACGACGTGGCCCGGCGGCACGGGCACCTCCGGGTCGGCGCGGCCTCCTCGTACGTGCGCTGCGACGACGACGGCATGCTGAACGAGATCCTCGCCGACAAGCGGTCCGCGGGCCTCGGGCTGCGCCGCCTCGCGCCGACCGTACTGGCCGCGCAGGCCGAACCGACCTCGCTGCTCGACGGGTTGCGGGCCATGGGCTACGCCCCGGCCGCGGAATCCCGTACGGGGGACGTCCTGGTGTCCCGCGCCGATGCCCACCGCACCCCGGCCCGCGCCCTGCCCGTACCGGTCCCGGACGGGCCGCCGGTACCGGACGCGACGCTGCTGGGGGCGGCCGTACGGGCGATCCGCGCGGGCGACCTGGCGGCGACGGCGGTCCGCAAGGAGCCGGCCGGGCCGGCCGGGTCCGGGGCGGGCGGCTCCGGCACCCCGGGCGAACTCCCGCGCACGAGCGCGGCGGAGACCCTGGCGACGGTGCAGGCGGCCGCGCTCACCGGGTCGGCGGTGTGGATCGGCTACGTCAACGCCGACGGGGCGGCCAGCCAGCGGGTCATCGCCCCGGTACGGGTGGAGGGCGGCTTCGTCACCGGCTACGACCACACGGCGGACGAGGTACGGACGTTCGCGCTGCACCGGATCACGGGCGTCGCGGAACTGGCGGAGGACCAGATCTGA